A portion of the Cydia strobilella chromosome 5, ilCydStro3.1, whole genome shotgun sequence genome contains these proteins:
- the LOC134741508 gene encoding double-strand break repair protein MRE11 — translation MLNTDTWNPENTLKILIASDIHLGHVESDPVRGDDSFLAFEEVLAEAAARDVDLVLLGGDLFDHAKPSPACMFKCTQLIRQHCFGDKPVRIELLSDQLENFSRNINYEDPNLNVSFPILSIHGNHDDPVGQGSVSSLDILSITGLVNYFGKWSDYTRVRISPVLLRKGSTQLALYGLSHLKDQRLSRLFAEKKVEMEMVDDSNNWFNMLVLHQNRADRGPGNFIPEKVLPKFLDLVVWGHEHDSLVFPIKGEKNDDFMVVQPGSTVATSLAAGEALQKHCALLEIHGINYKVTPIALKTVRPFIFKTIVLSEEDLGEEEVNEHEKVQEFLKNKVNEAIEEANNLRSGHPKQPTLPLVRLSVFYERPSQDFNRMRFGQNFTGQVANPNDLLIMKREKKYRERKETEEMAEVDVARAAHEAADVEALLAAYYAALPPARQPVVMSARAATEAVRDFTLKHDDGVFRRVFDAHRRRAVEALLDSTAETDEEIMERMRLAKDVLDSTDLDQLKMLVDLNIVADPAPKTKPRATSKAATKTLVVLSSEDEALEASNTPRGGKATRSRGRGPRATRGRPTRSVPSPAPTPEPERRAPRRAATKAAWLTGAAAGRTRNSSSIEDSD, via the coding sequence ATGCTAAATACCGACACGTGGAACCCTGAGAATACATTAAAAATCTTAATAGCTTCGGACATTCACCTGGGCCATGTAGAAAGCGACCCGGTGCGCGGTGACGACAGCTTCCTCGCGTTCGAGGAGGTGCTGGCCGAGGCGGCGGCGCGCGACGTCGACCTCGTGCTGCTGGGCGGCGACTTGTTCGACCACGCCAAGCCCTCGCCCGCCTGCATGTTTAAGTGCACGCAGCTCATCCGCCAGCACTGCTTCGGTGACAAGCCGGTTCGCATCGAGCTGCTGTCAGATCAGCTCGAGAACTTCTCACGCAACATAAACTACGAGGATCCCAATCTCAATGTGTCGTTTCCCATTCTGTCCATCCACGGCAACCACGATGACCCCGTGGGACAGGGCAGCGTGAGCTCGCTGGACATCCTGTCGATAACCGGGCTCGTCAACTACTTTGGCAAGTGGAGCGACTACACGCGCGTGCGCATCTCGCCCGTGCTGCTGCGCAAGGGCTCCACGCAGCTCGCGCTCTACGGCCTCAGCCATCTTAAGGACCAGCGTCTTTCACGCCTTTTTGCAGAGAAGAAAGTTGAAATGGAGATGGTGGATGACAGCAACAATTGGTTCAATATGCTTGTTCTGCACCAGAACCGTGCGGACCGGGGCCCAGGTAACTTTATACCAGAAAAAGTGCTACCAAAATTCCTGGATCTGGTGGTCTGGGGTCATGAGCATGACAGTCTAGTGTTCCCAATCAAGGGAGAAAAGAATGATGATTTTATGGTGGTGCAGCCAGGTAGCACAGTGGCAACATCTCTAGCTGCAGGAGAGGCACTGCAGAAACACTGTGCTCTATTAGAAATCCATGGAATAAACTACAAAGTTACCCCAATTGCGCTTAAAACTGTTAGACCATTCATCTTTAAAACCATAGTTCTCTCTGAAGAAGATCTCGGGGAGGAGGAGGTCAACGAGCATGAGAAGGTGCAGGAATTTCTGAAGAATAAAGTCAATGAGGCCATTGAAGAGGCAAACAATCTCCGCAGCGGGCATCCCAAACAACCCACCCTACCACTTGTAAGACTGAGCGTGTTTTATGAGCGGCCAAGCCAGGATTTTAACAGGATGCGTTTTGGTCAGAATTTTACTGGACAGGTTGCTAATCCAAATGATCTTTTAATAATGAAGCGAGAGAAAAAGTACAGGGAGCGCAAGGAGACAGAGGAAATGGCAGAGGTAGACGTGGCGCGCGCGGCGCATGAAGCAGCCGATGTTGAGGCGTTACTGGCCGCGTATTACGCTGCGCTGCCGCCGGCGCGCCAGCCCGTCGTGAtgagcgcgcgcgccgccaccgaGGCCGTGCGCGACTTCACACTCAAACACGACGATGGCGTGTTCCGCCGCGTGTTCGACGCGCACCGGCGCCGCGCCGTCGAGGCGCTGCTCGATTCCACTGCCGAGACTGACGAGGAGATCATGGAGCGCATGCGGCTGGCCAAGGATGTGCTCGATTCTACTGATCTTGATCAGCTGAAGATGCTCGTAGACCTGAACATCGTGGCGGATCCTGCGCCTAAAACTAAACCGCGCGCAACCAGCAAAGCGGCTACGAAGACTTTAGTGGTACTTTCGAGCGAAGATGAGGCACTGGAGGCGTCGAACACGCCACGCGGGGGCAAAGCGACGCGCTCGCGCGGACGTGGACCACGTGCGACACGGGGCCGACCGACGCGCTCGGTGCCGTCACCCGCTCCGACGCCAGAGCCGgagcgccgcgcgccgcgtcgcgccgccaCCAAGGCCGCGTGGCTGACGGGCGCCGCGGCCGGCCGCACGCGTAACTCCTCCAGTATCGAGGACTCCGACTGA